A genome region from Akkermansiaceae bacterium includes the following:
- a CDS encoding winged helix-turn-helix domain-containing protein — protein sequence MTVGNTPHWTFLTNHFHILVCLSRDPNSRIRDLAEEVGITQRAVQRILVELVEDKAVKITKDGRRNTYTINPRKRLHHPLENKHTIGELLDILS from the coding sequence ATGACAGTGGGTAACACTCCGCATTGGACCTTCCTGACCAACCATTTCCATATCCTCGTCTGCCTCTCGCGCGATCCGAATTCGCGGATCCGCGATCTGGCGGAGGAAGTGGGCATAACACAGCGCGCCGTCCAGCGAATCCTCGTCGAGCTAGTCGAGGACAAGGCCGTCAAGATCACCAAGGACGGCCGCAGGAACACCTATACGATCAATCCTAGGAAGCGCCTGCACCACCCGCTTGAGAACAAGCACACCATCGGCGAGCTGCTCGATATCCTGAGCTGA